One region of Lytechinus pictus isolate F3 Inbred chromosome 8, Lp3.0, whole genome shotgun sequence genomic DNA includes:
- the LOC129266922 gene encoding uncharacterized protein LOC129266922, with product MAAGANVGRDEAYTTINNAAIAVTTTTDATTISATNATTTKSASATAITIATATTKTTPDTKPPSPQLTRYCSWRRIDQELQSQGLPVSYNKKNAKGPSNELVAEYLATVVEKQRLTCSHR from the exons ATGgcagcaggagcaaatgttggtCGTGATGAGGCGTATACCACCATCAACAATGCTGCAATTGcagtcaccaccaccactgatGCCACCACCATCAGTGCTACTAATGCCACCACCACCAAGTCTGCTTCTGCCACTGCCATCACCATTGCCACCGCCACTACCAAGACCACTCCTGACACAAAGCCCCCAAGTCCTCAACTGACCAGATATTGCAGCTGGAGAAGGATAGACCAGGAACTTCAAAGCCAGGGCTTGCCGGTCTCCTACAATAAGAAAAATGCCAAGGGCCCATCTAATGAACTTGTTGCAGAATATTTGGCCACAGTTGTAGAAAAGCAGAGACTAACATGCAGCCACAG GTGA
- the LOC129266536 gene encoding transcription factor Ovo-like 2 — protein sequence MVTEHNHTKTHICIFCEKGFQDKFDLKRHCRIHTGVRPYKCNICPRSFTQRVSLETHISKVHGMPLTYGFKERRKKIYVCEDCGNSAKEAYDHYLHMWISHSRLAMPKRLRHKVKHRIKKISQYGDVKSEEQLLADDVAVTQAIRCLRDIIQSQG from the exons ATGGTCACGGAACACAACCATACTAAGACCCATATCTGCATTTTTTGTGAGAAGGGTTTCCAGGACAAGTTCGACCTGAAAAGGCACTGCCGCATTCATACAG GTGTAAGGCCTTACAAGTGCAACATCTGCCCACGCTCCTTCACCCAACGCGTCTCTCTGGAGACCCACATCAGCAAGGTCCATGGGATGCCACTGACCTACGGCTTCAAGGAGCGACGAAAGAAGATTTACGTGTGCGAGGACTGTGGGAATTCTGCCAAGGAGGCGTATGACCATTACCTTCACATGTGGATCTCACACTCGCGCCTGGCGATGCCCAAACGTCTTCGACATAAAGTGAAGCACAGGATCAAGAAGATCAGTCAATATGGTGATGTTAAAAGCGAGGAACAACTTTTGGCAGACGATGTGGCTGTCACCCAGGCAATTCGTTGTCTTCGAGATATCATACAGTCTCAAGGCTAG